Proteins from a single region of Plasmodium brasilianum strain Bolivian I chromosome 13, whole genome shotgun sequence:
- a CDS encoding hypothetical protein (conserved Plasmodium protein) has protein sequence MEGKRRTTKRCAEIEFNEIDRELFGDEELEILQNSKKLTSEEDERNEESILHNEILLNINENEFLYFEDNVSNGSNSNDDRSSDNDVQVIEKGKKEKAYGIPNKNMGKEKINKTSYKDPSSYKKKSKNENKILIDDSSKFDDENTDDEIACSKLSTSELKKFQELRNQNMHKKIEDNKLITFMLCWIGHIYFLNNICNNKFLQAMIYSVYVNYKNSNCNNKLYKDPIYLFLFIKNSFEFVSDSKTWIAGDKIISKNIKGSFIFRIVRSIQRRRANNVIIHLIFICLCRYLNIPSRICFTLPNLKNEIDSTRKNKLMKMCCDNYYEDISKNIFFKQYINVDRERGAHDKTVWGGNSENNYVGGVGGARDDDNCYSSSDCDDDVIIIEREDFLKYDDQKKKNEEKKKKSKSGYKDETTQFNIFSECYSTSFNKWVSFFFCYNIYYFNLFNFSKNDNLSQYETKMFHILLPLPKNPEEIRTYKKERKSSASNKFDLSLFMRKGSNEDSCEDSGGYSSRSSNRSSNRSSNRSSNRSSNRSSSRSSSRSNRNERNNCNSDRKSLNSCSCVTPSEGGKERSRIKSKSEKKKKKCKERNNNATNVHNRNSKEVIQIDDFLIKENNTKYYVLNQLKKSVMSKENYCSDHCSNKKFKILSSNHEGKMYIEKDNTLFIYDNKSKRVVRIVYMEDTIQKDSDNDRDSHNEMSSKRNAMCNAAKNGKHNATVNVRRKMDEGRKTPLMYDFEKDEENVEIVNSLAHIYSSTNKKNMLLYQINELRMANNKLKNGYTSDSATNWCSGKEDMEYGEIIYNKFANTIRVNSLQNKYIKLFINSNVYKYFYNLDHYNLFISINQYGILKDISVRHKLRCISGSSTTGGSYNCSHASSGSSNITIIKGNKQYNLDEEYLYSLFVTNTIPKEKTDFVKSNYYIIKSMLKKNQVIHPNTPVGLFKGENVYLKENLYNLMRREYLENKNYFISDSEQPLSYEYDEYNKITVPLYAEFQLKKRKVMIKDSSIFLDTEKEGDPAPSDAAMCIQERERGGKHVHSVNKEESKNMDDYEDDYKNDNDDAFDYIYDKKNKLHMLKTKLFAHLKPNNIIELNTKDVCIYNIKLKILVKHIRGIIPYKIIYNNSYFFNKFRKRQNAPTDADKIIIKKKNLLSFQNLYIPQKKTQDEFLINEKSKQIKNLWKVLCKSIMYEQANKHSTLQRTKARRIYKMKEFNTDVDCYFRI, from the exons atggAAGGAAAGAGAAGAACGACCAAAAGATGCGCAGAGATagaatttaatgaaattGATAGAGAATTATTTGGGGATGAGGAATtagaaatattacaaaatagcAAAAAGCTAACAAGTGAAGAGGATGAGAGAAATGAAGAAAGCATTTTACATAACGAAATATTATTGAACATCAATGAAAAcgaatttctttattttgaaGATAATGTCAGTAATGGTAGTAATTCAAATGATGATAGAAGTTCAGATAACGATGTACAAGTTAttgaaaaagggaaaaaagaaaaagcataTGGGAtaccaaataaaaatatgggaaaagaaaaaataaacaagacATCATATAAAGATCCCTCtagttataaaaagaaatcaaaaaatgaaaacaagaTTCTTATTGATGATAGTTCAAAATTTGATGATGAAAACACCGACGATGAAATAGCCTGCTCCAAATTGTCCACTTcggaattaaaaaaatttcaagaGCTAAGAAATCAGAATATGCATAAGAAAATAGAGGATAACAAATTGATAACATTTATGTTATGTTGGATTGGACACATCtatttcttaaataatatttgtaataataaatttttacaagCAATGATATATTCTGTCtatgttaattataaaaacagtaattgtaataataaattatataaagaccctatatatttatttctatttataaaaaattcattcGAATTTGTTTCTGACAGTAAAACTTGGATAGCTGgggataaaattatttctaaaaatattaaaggatcatttatatttagaatAGTTAGAAGTATTCAAAGAAGGAGAGCCAATAATGTAAtcatacatttaatttttatttgtttgtgtaggtatttaaatatacctAGTCGTATATGTTTTACACTCccaaatttaaaaaacgaaatagaTAGTACtcgtaaaaataaattaatgaaaatgtgttgtgataattattatgaagaTATTagtaagaatatattttttaagcaGTACATTAATGTGGATCGTGAAAGGGGTGCTCATGACAAAACCGTATGGGGAGGTAACAgcgaaaataattatgttgGTGGTGTCGGAGGCGCTAGGGATGATGACAACTGCTATAGTAGCAGCGACTGCGATGAtgatgttattattatcgAGAGAgaagattttttaaaatatgatgatcagaaaaaaaaaaatgaagaaaaaaaaaaaaaaagcaaaagtgGTTATAAAGATGAAACAACAcagtttaatattttctccGAGTGTTATTCCACTAGTTTTAATAAATGggtgtctttttttttttgttataatatatactatttcaatttgtttaatttttcaaaaaatgacAATTTATCACAGTATGAGACCAAAatgtttcatattttattacccTTGCCGAAAAATCCAGAGGAGATAAGGACGtacaaaaaggaaagaaagaGCAGTGCGTCAAACAAATTCGATCTTTCACTATTCATGAGAAAGGGCAGCAATGAGGATAGCTGTGAGGATAGCGGCGGGTATAGCAGCAGGAGTAGCAACAGGAGTAGCAACAGGAGTAGCAACAGGAGTAGCAACAGGAGTAGCAACAGGAGTAGCAGCAGGAGTAGCAGCAGGAGTAACCGCAATGAGCGAAATAACTGCAACTCAGATAGGAAGTCCCTGAACAGCTGCAGTTGTGTCACTCCTTCCGAAGGGGGAAAAGAAAGAAGCAGAATTAAAAGCAAATctgagaaaaagaaaaaaaaatgtaaagaaagaaataataatgccACTAATGTACATAACCGTAATAGCAAAGAAGTTATTCAAATTGATgactttttaataaaagaaaataatacgaaatattatgtattgaatcaactaaaaaaaagtgtaatgAGCAAGGAAAATTATTGTAGTGACCAttgtagtaataaaaaattcaaaattttaagtaGTAACCATGAAGGAAAAATGTACATTGAAAAGGACAATacactttttatatatgacaaTAAAAGTAAGAGAGTGGTTAGAATTGTATATATGGAGGATACAATACAAAAAGACAGTGATAACGACAGGGATAGCCATAATGAAATGTCTAGTAAGAGAAATGCAATGTGTAATGCCGCAAAAAACGGTAAGCACAATGCCACCGTAAATGTCAGGAGGAAAATGGACGAAGGGAGAAAGACCCCCTTGATGTACGATTTTGAGAAGGATGAAGAGAATGTTGAAATTGTAAATTCGCTAGCCCATATATACAGCTCAACtaacaagaaaaatatgcTACTATATCAAATCAACGAGTTGAGAATGGCAAACAATAAGCTAAAAAACGGTTATACCAGTGACAGTGCTACCAATTGGTGTAGTGGAAAGGAGGACATGGAATATGgagaaataatatacaacAAATTTGCAAATACGATAAGAGTCAACTCGTTgcagaataaatatataaaattgttcataaatagtaatgtatataaatacttcTATAATTTAGATCATTACAATTTATTCATATCGATAAATCAATACGGAATACTAAAAGACATCAGTGTAAGGCATAAGTTAAGGTGCATCAGTGGTAGTAGCACCACTGGCGGTAGTTACAATTGTAGTCATGCTAGTAGTGGTAGTAGTAATATTACCATAATTAAAGGGAACAAACAAT ATAACTTAGAtgaagaatatttatatagtttATTTGTAACTAATACTATACCTAAGGAAAAAACCGATTTTGTCAAGTCgaattattacattataaaatCGATGCTAAAAAAGAACCAAGTTATACACCCTAATACACCTGTTGGTTTGTTTAAAGGAGAAAATGTATACTTAAAAGAAAATCTTTACAACTTAATGAGAAGagaatatttagaaaataaaaattacttcaTCAGTGATAGTGAACAGCCTTTAAGTTATGAATatgatgaatataataaaataacagtACCGCTATATGCAGAGTTTCaactgaaaaaaagaaaagtcaTGATAAAAGATAgtagtatatttttagaCACAGAGAAAGAAGGGGATCCTGCACCAAGTGATGCTGCAATGTGTATACAGGAAAGGGAAAGAGGGGGTAAACATGTACACAGTGTGAACAAGGAGGAGAGCAAGAATATGGATGATTATGAAGATGATTATAAGaatgataatgatgatgCCTTTGATTACATCTACGACAAGAAGAACAAATTGCACATGTTAAAGACAAAACTATTTGCACATCTGAAaccaaataatattattgaaCTTAATACAAAGGATGTGTGCATTTACAACATCAAGTTAAAAATACTTGTCAAACATATTAGGGGAATCATtccatataaaattatatataataattcatatttttttaataaatttcgAAAAAGACAAAATGCACCAACAGATGctgataaaataattattaaaaaaaaaaatctattgtcctttcaaaatttatatataccacaaaaaaaaacacaagatgaattcttaataaatgaaaaatcaaaacaaattaaaaatctGTGGAAAGTTTTATGCAAAAGTATTATGTATGAGCAAGCAAATAAGCACTCTACCCTACAAAGGACCAAGGCAAGGCGCATTTACAAAATGAAGGAGTTTAACACCGATGTAGATTGCTACTTCCGAATATAA
- a CDS encoding RNA methyltransferase yields MKEKGKKDKKCIEKIKKKVKKGRYDKRTEGKAKHVDVPTNAQMNDVEFVHTNNLEETKNNLNEDINEFISKRIPNISRNLKVELFVAIPSTIINNRSDVIKSYLSSYLARIFTIFSISKVYIYDDQLANERLINKQTNYKSSENNYYKKEDINKCNQHADGSNRDEGKRSSKRSSSISDNIVSTNSRNGTWVANRECFNPQTEKKEKSEYSYLCKYLHYNLQYLETPQYLRKHLFPITHFLKHSGIMNAVDAPHHLRSDEWLPFREGVVVKKISNGIIVDVGLFSNALIENVSCIDIGTRVTVLFDAQSFEIFRKKNSKVLFTAKVIHPTIPKQYNVYWGYSIEILKSLSDIFNLQVDCIVGTSERGRVMDDVLSSLKNFSSILIVFGNRDGLEDLLIKEKEEEKKKSYSGEKKSRILNKILKKFDMFINTCPYQTSRTIRTEEAVTITLSLFHNMLK; encoded by the exons ATGAaggaaaaagggaaaaaggataaaaagtgtattgaaaaaataaaaaaaaaagtaaagaaagGAAGGTATGACAAAAGGACGGAGGGTAAAGCCAAGCATGTTGACGTTCCTACGAATGCACAAATGAACGATGTAGAATTCGTACATACGAATAATTtagaagaaacaaaaaataatcttAATGAAGATATAAACGAATTCATATCAAAGCGAATACCAAATATTAGTAGAAATTTAAAAGTAGAGTTATTTGTAGCCATACCCtcaacaataataaataatagaagCGATGTTATAAAATCATATTTATCAAGTTATTTGGCAAGAATATTTAccatattttctatttcaaAAGTGTATATCTACGATGATCAGTTAGCAAATGAACGTCTTATAAATAAGCAAACTAACTACAAAAGCAGTGAAAAtaactattataaaaaagaggaTATCAACAAGTGTAATCAGCATGCTGATGGCAGCAACAGGGACGAGGGAAAGAGAAGCAGTAAGAGAAGTAGTAGTATTAGTGATAATATCGTTAGTACGAATAGCAGAAACGGAACATGGGTTGCAAATAGGGAATGCTTTAACCCGCAAacagagaaaaaagaaaaatcggAATATTCCTACCTGTGCAAATACCTGCATTAtaatttacaatatttaGAAACTCCACAGTATTTAAGAAAACACTTATTTCCAAtaacacattttttaaaacactCAGGAATTATGAACGCAGTAGATGCTCCTCATCATTTAAGAAGCGATGAATGGCTTCCATTTAGAGAAGGAGTggttgtaaaaaaaatatctaatGGTATTATAGTTGATGTAGGTCTATTTTCAAATGCGTTAATTGAAAATGTTTCTTGTATAGACATAGGAACACGAGTTACTGTTTTATTTGATGCACAATCTTTTGAAatttttcgaaaaaaaaattcgaaaGTTTTATTCACAGCAAAGGTAATACATCCGACTATACCAAAGCAGTATAATGTATATTGGGGATATTCgatagaaattttaaaaagtttgagtgatatttttaatttgcaAGTTGACTGTATCGTAGGTACCTCGGAAAGGGGGCGGGTCATGGATGATGTGCTCTCTTCATTAAAAAACTTTAG CTCCATCCTCATTGTGTTCGGAAACAGAGATGGATTGGAAGATTTGCTGATcaaggaaaaagaagaagagaaaaaaaagagctaCAGTGGAGAGAAGAAAAGTAGGatcttaaataaaattttgaaaaaatttgaCATGTTTATTAACACGTGTCCCTATCAAACATCCAGGACAATAAGAACTGAGGAGGCCGTAACAATAACTCTTTCGTTGTTCCACAACATGCTCAAGTAG
- a CDS encoding leucine-rich repeat protein, with protein sequence MEEASSKEDESYLKLIKFSNNVEQKNNEEIEILEVCMEKSINLNIFESFVNIKELYLVKNNITDITPLFKCTKLTVLFLQINKIRSILGIEKLRRLEKLSLFNNELTEQFIKIDENKNLEYIDLSDNNIENIDFFLNTKSFTHINLANNNIKSIHSLKNNFNLHYLNISGNKFEKFEDVEALHYLKNIKELYLSSIYYSNKNISINFSKNIDKNILDHERIGNNSRKLTVRDMDILRSIIDFKINFVEEKYKKEKYYILFINNKNVSYINETLKPFHFYYNMEEFSLNNNENMQLGSMSELKQEINFLLSAYTARFNYIMRRLKEERNLQIKYIRTSINSYFNIFFKAINMEHEDYKKIEDLIKLNFSSESLKTYFVDNIKIENIIKVKKLSHGNLDTLICKINEFFEFDDKEQRTDDFEKKKFFEKNYICSCYNINHILKTLIRLFLENDMKDDLVHLIYYKNKNKENFLNIKNNIDIKKKIVRGKKFDFPVFPIYVIENYFFPDEYKEVTAYSTQNSSKATNRGKEKREVRKMEGVEVEEAEVDEMNEADEAAADEAELGNAKKKKETKFKIYYTLPKHTNLKYIINVSVLNKSKEKNCERSDTSKIRSNPIGNKGKNIKRKKDNFLNYTSKSETSTNIICPSEKIIKEDFLHFILDFDSINLFNVTKYFIKLSKVICEIRKNISSLLLSRYNKVKVLQLHDNDNKHFNENFEINTYEDLETLLKKRNNELVYSNEGGSSTEKSLFHLDGIQKGGNTTSSKCETNYMSSHNSTNDMNDSNNSGNMNNMNSLDVHNCQYNGNSLHLNNLHISKMSLKALHNNCTNLKEIYIKNNNISNLNTFFQCIEYDLDSLLYLDLSFNCISDLTPIYTKFKNLKYFNISFNYIYDYKQIMNFSVHHKHIEVLSIMNNSIYIKQTHYSSIHLLFPCIKTFNGVIITSKEKFSLSDYTFVTPRGEYYFDDDFLNTHDAWNRKMKEMEEIKKMNNANGANNSLDGCPPNVCKEIKSRTYQWYVNEINLSDLYVVHLNFFDFSAFKNLKILNLSNNGIVNMSNLKLPKGLKVLNLKNNKISCLDFLTDELELEKIILDNNDLKNADKICLLKNLKILRCSYNKLTNIPLLQNLHLVEINMHNNLIKDITHLVLFKYKKSVISINLYNNKINFLNLDLYLVHIFPNLLILNNSYIERKENIEKYFKNIYTLDVFFDIYNMYPPYTSLHSLEIKNLKIKNILFDINNDNFKNLKFLNISNNYLNNINNIGPLDNLKVLILNNNKHINENSFIGENDRNVLNSFESLEELDISFCILSKTSFLKKCMNLKNLKKLNLEGNNINSIKYLENLCNLKHLNLSNNKISKVCYDSFPRSLESLNVSNNLIRSGKCISGEESHRQNLSPFSILENLEMLDLRVNRIDNIEEFKYLKNLNNLKTLYLNGNRKIKEQFVIIKNMLNQIENFDDKIMKEQNSTTLQQSEEKKELNRINKETNKTNFIVTYQTRNENKFHSKNKVKTTKLQGFVKKKDSFAERVKMDSFTVIGKKANSSGNN encoded by the exons ATGGAGGAGGCATCATCAAAAGAGGACGA GAGCTACTTAAAGCTAATTAAATTCTCGAATAATGTtgagcaaaaaaataatgaagaaattGAAATTTTAGAAGTTTGCATGGAAAAATCTATTAACTTAAACATATTTGAAtcttttgtaaatataaaagaactatatttagtaaaaaataatatcactGATATAACTCCTCTTTTTAAATGCACGAAATTGACCGTATTATTTTtgcaaattaataaaataaggagTATTctag GAATAGAAAAGTTAAGAAGGCTTGAGAAATTAAGCTTGTTTAACAACGAATTAACTGAgcaatttataaaaattgacgaaaataaaaatttagaatataTAGATTTGAGcgataataatatagaaaatatagatTTTTTCCTGAACACCAAATCTTTTACACACATCAATTTAGCTAAcaacaatataaaaagtatacacTCCTTGAAGAATAATTTCAACTTGCATTATTTAAACATAAGTGGAAACAA aTTTGAAAAATTCGAAGATGTTGAGGCACTTCATTAtctaaaaaatatcaaagaACTATACTTAAGCTCAATATActatagtaataaaaatattagtataaattttagcaaaaatattgataaaaat ATTTTAGACCACGAAAGAATTGGAAACAACAGCAGAAAATTAACTGTTAGAGATATGGATATTCTAAGGAGTATAATCGACTTCAAAATAAACTTTGTGGAGGAAAAATacaagaaagaaaaatactacattttatttattaataacaagaatgtatcatatataaatgagaCTCTAAAgccatttcatttttactacAATATGGAAGAATTTTCCCTCAACaat AATGAGAATATGCAGCTGGGCTCTATGTCTGAGTTAAAGCaggaaataaattttctacTCAGTGCGTACACTGCTAG GTTTAACTACATAATGCGCAGGCTAAAAGAGGAAAGAAAtctacaaataaaatatattagaacgTCCATAAATTCGTACTtcaacatttttttcaaagcTATAAATATGGAACACGAAGA CTACAAAAAGATTGAAGATTtgattaaattaaatttcaGTTCAGAATCTTTGAAAACTTATTTTGTagataacataaaaattgaaaatataataaaagtaaaaaaactGAGTCATGGGAATCTGGACACATTAAT CTGTAAAATCAATGAGTTCTTTGAATTTGACGACAAGGAGCAAAGAACTGatgattttgaaaaaaaaaaattttttgaaaaaaattatatctgTTCCTGTTACAACAttaatcatattttaaaaactttGATAAG ATTGTTTCTGGAGAATGATATGAAGGATGACTTAGTGCATCTTATATActacaaaaacaaaaataaagaaaattttttaaatataaaaaataatatagacataaaaaagaaaattgtaAGAGGTAAAAAATTTGATTTCCCTGTATTTCCTATATATGttattgaaaattatttctttccCGACGAGTATAAAGAAGTTACTGCTTACAGCACACAAAATAGCAGCAAAGCGACAAATAGGGGAAAGGAAAAGAGGGAAGTGCGAAAGATGGAAGGAGTAGAAGTGGAAGAAGCAGAAGTAGACGAAATGAATGAAGCAGATGAAGCAGCAGCGGATGAAGCAGAATTGGGGAACGCgaaaaagaagaaggaaacaaaatttaaaatttactaCACGTTACCAAAACATACCAATTTAAAATACATCATAAACGTAAGTGTTCTGAATAaaagcaaagaaaaaaattgcgAGAGGAGTGATACAAGTAAGATAAGAAGTAATCCTATAggaaataaaggaaaaaatataaaaagaaaaaaagataattttttaaattatacaagTAAAAGTGAAACCagtacaaatataatttgCCCTAGTGAAAAGATAATTAAAGAAGACTTccttcatttcattttagaCTTTGATTCCATAAACCTTTTTAATGTAaccaaatattttattaagttaAGTAAAGTAATATGtgaaataaggaaaaatatatcatctCTCCTTTTGTCTCgatataataaagtaaagGTCTTACAACTGCATGACAATgataataaacattttaatgaaaattttgaaataaatacGTACGAAGATTTAGAAACGTTACTGAAAAAGAGGAACAATGAATTAGTTTATTCGAATGAGGGGGGCTCCTCAACGGAAAAGAGCCTTTTCCATCTTGACGGGATACAAAAAGGGGGGAACACCACGAGCAGCAAGTGCGAGACGAACTATATGAGCAGTCATAACAGCACAAACGACATGAACGATTCTAACAACTCAGGAAACATGAACAATATGAACTCTCTGGATGTTCATAACTGTCAGTACAACGGAAACTCCCTACATCTGAACAACCTTCACATAAGCAAAATGAGCTTAAAAGCTCTACATAATAACTGCACCAATTTAAaagagatatatataaaaaataataatataagtaaCCTAAATACGTTTTTCCAGTGCATTGAATATGATTTGGACTCATTACTATATCTAGATCTATCTTTTAATTGCATCTCGGATTTGACTcctatatatacaaaatttaagaacttaaaatatttcaatatttcatttaattatatttatgattaCAAACAAATAATGAATTTTAGTGTACACCATAAACATATTGAGGTTTTATCAATTATGAACAATTCTATCTATATAAAACAGACACATTATTCAAGCATCCACCTTCTCTTTCCTtgtataaaaacatttaatgGAGTAATCATAACATCAAAAGAGAAGTTTAGTCTTAGTGACTACACCTTTGTCACACCCAGAGGAGAGTATTATTTTGATGACGATTTCTTGAATACTC ATGATGCATGGAATAGAAAGATGAAGGAAATGGAGgaaattaagaaaatgaaTAACGCAAATGGCGCTAATAACTCGTTAGATGGCTGCCCACCTAACGTGTGCaaagaaataaaatcaaGAACCTACCAGTGGTACGTGAACGAAATAAACTTATCTGATTTGTATGTAGTGCATTTGAACTTCTTTGATTTTTCtgcatttaaaaatttgaaaatactTAACTTGTCAAATAATGGGATAGTAAATATGAGTAACTTAAAATTACCCAAAGGGCTGAAAGttttgaatttaaaaaataataaaatatcatgCTTAGATTTTTTAACAGATGAATTAGAATTAGAAAAGATCATACTAGACAATAATGACTTAAAAAATGCTgataaaatttgtttattaaaaaatttaaaaatattaagatgTTCCTATAATAAGCTAACTAATATACCATTACTACAAAATTTGCACTTGGTAGAAATTAATATGcacaataatttaattaaagatATAACTCATTTGGttttattcaaatataaaaagtcaGTTATTTCTATAAACctatataacaataaaattaatttcttAAACCTAGATCTATACCTTGTACACATTTTCCCAAATTTactaatattaaataatagcTATATTgagagaaaagaaaatatagaaaaatattttaaaaatatatatacgcttgatgtattttttgatatatataatatgtaccCTCCTTATACCTCTTTGCACTCATTGGAGATAAAAAAccttaaaattaaaaacatcCTTTTTGATATTAACAATGATAATTTCAAGAATTTAAAgtttttgaatatttctaataattaCCTGAACAATATTAACAACATAGGTCCTCTGGATAATCTGAAG GTTTTAATCTTAAACAATAACAAGCACATAAACGAAAACTCATTCATAGGAGAAAACGACAGGAATGTATTAAACTCGTTTGAGTCTCTGGAG GAACTAGATATCAGCTTCTGCATACTGTCCAAAACGAGTTTCTTAAAGAAATGCAtgaacttaaaaaatttgaaaaaactAAATTTAGAAGGAAATAACATTAACTCCATTAAATACTTAGAAAATTTGTGTAACCTTAAACACTTAAATTTATCCAACAACAAAATATCCAAAGTTTGCTATGACTCTTTCCCAAGGAGTCTGGAGAGTTTGAACGTGTCGAACAATCTGATCAGGTCAGGAAAATGCATAAGCGGCGAAGAATCGCATAGGCA GAACTTGAGCCCGTTTTCGATCCTGGAGAATTTAGAAATGCTTGATCTCCGCGTTAATCGAATTGATAATATTGaagaatttaaatatttgaaaaatttaaataatttaaaaacgTTATATTTGAATGGaaataggaaaataaaagagcAATTTGTGATAATCAAAAATATGCTAAACCaaatagaaaattttgaTGACAAAATTATGAAAGAGCAAAATTCCACAACTCTACAACAGTcagaggaaaaaaaggaacttaacagaattaataaagaaacaaataaaacaaacTTCATAGTCACGTATCAGACgagaaatgaaaataaattccACTCTAAAAACAAAGTTAAAACT acAAAACTACAAGGGTTTGTGAAGAAGAAGGATTCTTTTGCTGAA CGAGTTAAAATGGATAGCTTCACTGTTATAGGTAAGAAGGCCAACAGCAGTGGAAACAATTAA